In Geminocystis sp. NIES-3709, a single genomic region encodes these proteins:
- a CDS encoding glycoside hydrolase family 3 N-terminal domain-containing protein — MNIDNREKLTKKLSLREKIGQLIVVRTTGYIFDHQIRYPAWEATQSQLKKWLQELNLGGVILLGGSCAEIAYRTQQLQSWAKTPLLIAADIEEGVGQRFTGATWFPPPMALSKIALDNLSLAQKYAQDMGNITAKEALAIGINWILAPITDVNNNPDNPVINVRSFGDNPQVVSDLATSFIKGCQSYPVLTTAKHFPGHGDTTTDSHLHLPQVNHNLERLGEIELLPFQQAITEGVDSIMTAHLLVSAFDGINPATLSFSILTQLLREKMNFSGLIVTDALIMGGVAKYATQEEIAVKAIQAGADILLMPENPEVAVNSIEKAIHDGILSEARIDQSLTRIIEAKSKLSFQMPHIDIISPPEARSTVNEILVKSMSYGGQFPMKAKDKGINLVVVQDLLNCDFLHRQTPAITIPESYGYQTQIFDQRNLHLAQYDDQDILLQAFIRGNPFLGNGGLTDSAKVFYEKLLKLDRVVGIVIYGSPYILDWFLPRLKKNTPWVFTYGQMSEAQELTCQYLFNLSTDHDIKKGDFL, encoded by the coding sequence ATGAATATTGATAATAGGGAAAAATTAACAAAAAAGTTGTCTCTGAGAGAAAAAATAGGACAATTAATCGTTGTGCGTACAACAGGTTATATATTTGATCATCAAATTCGTTACCCTGCTTGGGAAGCCACCCAATCTCAACTCAAAAAATGGCTACAAGAATTAAATCTTGGGGGAGTTATTCTATTAGGTGGTAGCTGTGCCGAAATAGCCTATCGCACTCAACAATTACAATCATGGGCAAAAACGCCTCTTTTGATTGCCGCCGATATTGAGGAAGGAGTCGGGCAAAGATTTACTGGTGCAACCTGGTTTCCTCCACCAATGGCATTATCAAAAATTGCCTTAGATAACCTTTCTTTAGCTCAAAAATATGCTCAAGACATGGGAAATATTACGGCTAAAGAGGCTTTAGCCATTGGTATCAACTGGATTTTAGCACCTATCACTGATGTTAATAATAATCCGGATAATCCTGTGATCAATGTTCGCTCTTTTGGAGATAATCCCCAAGTAGTCTCAGATTTAGCCACCTCTTTTATTAAGGGTTGTCAATCATACCCTGTTTTAACCACCGCTAAACATTTTCCCGGGCATGGTGACACTACCACCGATTCTCATTTACATTTACCTCAAGTTAACCATAATTTAGAGCGGTTAGGAGAAATTGAGTTATTACCATTTCAACAAGCTATCACTGAAGGAGTTGATAGTATCATGACGGCACACTTATTAGTTTCTGCATTTGATGGTATTAATCCGGCTACTTTATCCTTCTCCATATTAACTCAACTTCTACGGGAGAAAATGAATTTTTCTGGTTTGATTGTTACTGATGCTTTGATTATGGGAGGAGTGGCAAAATATGCTACTCAAGAAGAAATTGCTGTTAAAGCGATTCAAGCAGGTGCGGATATTCTTTTAATGCCCGAAAACCCCGAAGTTGCAGTAAATTCCATCGAAAAAGCTATTCATGATGGCATTTTATCGGAGGCAAGAATAGATCAGAGTTTAACAAGAATTATTGAAGCGAAAAGTAAGTTATCTTTTCAAATGCCCCATATAGATATTATTAGCCCTCCAGAAGCTCGATCGACGGTAAATGAAATTTTAGTCAAAAGCATGAGTTATGGTGGTCAATTCCCGATGAAAGCTAAGGATAAGGGAATAAATTTAGTAGTAGTGCAGGATTTATTAAATTGTGATTTTCTCCATCGACAAACTCCAGCTATTACCATTCCTGAAAGTTACGGCTATCAAACCCAAATTTTTGATCAACGGAATTTACATTTAGCTCAATACGATGATCAAGATATTCTTTTACAAGCCTTTATTCGAGGTAATCCTTTCTTGGGTAACGGCGGTTTAACAGATTCCGCTAAGGTTTTTTATGAAAAATTATTAAAGCTCGATCGAGTTGTTGGTATAGTTATCTATGGCAGTCCTTATATTTTAGATTGGTTTTTACCACGCCTCAAGAAAAATACTCCTTGGGTGTTTACTTATGGACAAATGTCCGAAGCTCAAGAGTTAACCTGTCAATATCTTTTTAACTTGTCAACAGATCATGACATAAAGAAAGGTGATTTTTTGTAA
- a CDS encoding bifunctional 2-polyprenyl-6-hydroxyphenol methylase/3-demethylubiquinol 3-O-methyltransferase UbiG yields the protein MLEINVPNINTKKIKEKIISEIESIQTQEKLYSEEHPLWITIQEQIKYFQGFIETAKSRAEIRNSWPNSLNKFPFTLLQPLAIIFFKILKLLFKDQREVNYNILKALEESVKLNQMFLEQIKAINLNSQEELNTVKFINLDLKNKINTLDNKYIDRINYLTQKQEDLFYKSIYFQGDLTQQKLLINLFLNQLLDSQNTEILNKPIKEFIERKNNYLDSFYLALENKFRGKREAIKEQQKKDYLSLLQGLNIDSVESQILDIGCGRGEWLEVLKELGYNAKGIDLNEVMVNECCGRNLDVINQDCLDYLKSLSVESLSLITGFHLIEHLPFNILWELLAQSLRVLKSGGLVIFETPNPDNVLVGSRNFYIDPTHRNPLPSAMVKFLVESIGFINVEIINLHPISDQKIEGGELADRFNEYFYCSQDYAVIGYKP from the coding sequence ATGCTAGAAATTAATGTACCAAATATTAATACAAAAAAAATTAAAGAGAAAATTATTTCTGAGATAGAATCTATACAAACTCAAGAAAAATTATATTCTGAAGAACATCCCTTATGGATAACTATACAAGAACAAATTAAGTATTTTCAAGGTTTTATTGAAACAGCTAAATCAAGGGCAGAAATAAGAAATAGTTGGCCTAATTCATTAAATAAATTTCCTTTTACATTATTACAACCTTTAGCCATTATTTTTTTTAAAATTTTAAAACTTTTATTTAAAGATCAAAGAGAAGTTAATTATAATATTTTAAAGGCTTTAGAAGAATCTGTTAAACTGAATCAAATGTTTTTAGAACAAATTAAAGCTATTAATTTAAACTCTCAAGAGGAGTTAAATACTGTTAAATTTATTAATTTAGACTTAAAAAATAAAATTAATACTTTAGATAATAAATATATCGATCGAATTAATTATTTAACACAAAAACAAGAAGATTTATTTTATAAAAGTATATATTTTCAAGGAGATTTAACTCAACAAAAACTGTTAATAAATTTATTTTTAAATCAATTATTAGACTCTCAAAATACAGAAATATTAAATAAGCCAATCAAAGAATTTATAGAGAGAAAAAATAATTATTTAGATAGTTTTTACCTAGCTTTAGAAAATAAATTTAGAGGTAAAAGAGAAGCTATTAAAGAACAGCAAAAAAAAGATTATTTATCTTTACTACAAGGATTAAATATTGACAGTGTCGAGTCTCAAATTTTAGATATTGGATGTGGAAGGGGAGAATGGTTAGAAGTATTAAAAGAGCTTGGATATAATGCAAAAGGTATTGATCTCAATGAAGTAATGGTAAATGAATGTTGTGGTAGAAACTTAGATGTAATTAATCAAGATTGTCTCGATTATTTAAAATCTTTATCTGTAGAAAGTTTGAGCTTAATTACGGGATTTCATCTCATAGAACATTTACCGTTTAATATTTTGTGGGAATTATTAGCCCAAAGTTTGCGAGTATTGAAATCCGGTGGATTAGTTATTTTTGAAACACCAAATCCTGATAATGTTCTAGTAGGAAGTCGCAATTTTTATATTGATCCTACCCATCGTAATCCTTTACCTAGTGCAATGGTCAAATTTTTGGTAGAATCGATCGGATTTATTAATGTTGAAATAATTAATCTCCATCCTATCTCAGATCAAAAAATAGAAGGAGGAGAATTAGCTGATCGATTTAATGAATACTTTTATTGTTCTCAAGATTATGCTGTCATAGGATATAAACCGTGA
- the cbiT gene encoding precorrin-6Y C5,15-methyltransferase subunit CbiT: MIWQYKTSGIPDELFERLPGIPLTKKEVRLLILSALRLEENSVIWDVGAGTGTISIEMALLCPNTKIIAIERDPDVANLIKKNCDLFQVNNVEVIEGNAPHCFTNLTPKPDRIVIGGGKSVKDILLKVWDYLPSQGRVVAMASNLENLYQLSEGLAQSRACNIEVVQSSINRLETRGLSQVFAAIAPVFILSGEKIS, from the coding sequence ATGATTTGGCAATATAAAACTTCTGGTATTCCTGATGAACTTTTTGAGCGTTTACCCGGTATTCCGTTGACAAAAAAAGAAGTAAGGTTACTAATTTTATCTGCATTAAGATTAGAAGAAAATTCTGTTATTTGGGATGTGGGTGCAGGTACAGGGACTATTTCGATCGAAATGGCATTATTATGTCCTAATACCAAAATTATTGCGATCGAAAGAGATCCTGATGTTGCTAATTTAATTAAAAAAAATTGTGATCTTTTTCAAGTAAATAATGTGGAAGTAATAGAAGGAAATGCACCTCATTGTTTTACCAATTTAACCCCTAAACCCGATCGAATTGTCATTGGAGGGGGAAAATCTGTAAAAGATATTTTATTGAAAGTATGGGATTATTTACCTTCTCAAGGAAGGGTAGTAGCTATGGCAAGTAATTTAGAAAATCTTTATCAACTTTCGGAAGGTTTAGCTCAATCACGAGCTTGTAATATTGAGGTGGTGCAATCTTCCATTAATCGTCTGGAAACAAGAGGATTAAGTCAAGTATTTGCTGCGATCGCACCCGTATTCATTTTAAGTGGAGAAAAAATAAGTTAA
- a CDS encoding HU family DNA-binding protein, producing MNKGELVDAVSAKADVTKKQADAVISATVEAIMEAVSSGDKVTLVGFGSFESRERKAREGRNPKTGEKMDIPATKVPAFSAGKLFKERVAPPKA from the coding sequence ATGAACAAAGGTGAATTAGTAGATGCAGTATCAGCTAAGGCTGATGTAACCAAAAAACAGGCAGATGCCGTCATTAGTGCTACCGTAGAAGCCATTATGGAAGCCGTATCTTCTGGAGATAAAGTTACTCTAGTTGGTTTTGGCTCATTTGAAAGTCGGGAGAGAAAAGCACGGGAAGGGCGTAACCCCAAAACTGGTGAAAAAATGGACATTCCGGCGACTAAAGTACCAGCTTTTTCTGCGGGTAAACTTTTCAAAGAGAGAGTTGCACCTCCTAAAGCCTAG
- a CDS encoding glycosyltransferase → MKINWFSPLPPANTEIANYTKTLLPYLQEKVEVTLWTNQQKWDEELEKYTSVKQYKLEQMPWFELNQGDVNIYNLGNNASFHGEIWQVAQLFPGIVILHDQKLQDFFYMFYPDKNDYIQQMKKTYGQEGGESARLFLNEYHSMEFMTENYPLTSLALENALGVITHNREVYLSLSQENQWLIGYTPLPYINDRCESNLDQKQQQKPYKLIMFGFIGKNRRLETVLQALSQFKQKDSFRLNIYGQLWDENYIREQIQILDLENLVTIHGFVSDEELDFALSNSDLGINLRYPTMGEASGSQMRLWNHSLPSLVTKIGWYSNLNSSAVAFVRHDREIEDIHKHLQGFLDNPSHYQQMGRKGKKILETDHRPELYAEAIVNFVTEISKYRSHSSIDRIVKRVAIELNYLNSDIKSPEYLSYISETIKFITAK, encoded by the coding sequence ATGAAAATAAATTGGTTTTCTCCTCTACCTCCTGCCAATACGGAAATAGCAAATTATACAAAAACACTCCTTCCTTACCTACAAGAAAAAGTAGAAGTAACCCTCTGGACAAATCAACAAAAATGGGATGAGGAACTAGAAAAATATACTTCTGTTAAACAATATAAATTAGAACAAATGCCCTGGTTTGAATTAAATCAAGGAGATGTCAATATTTACAATTTAGGAAATAATGCTAGTTTTCATGGCGAAATATGGCAAGTTGCCCAACTATTTCCCGGAATAGTTATTCTTCATGATCAAAAGTTACAAGATTTTTTTTATATGTTTTATCCCGATAAAAATGATTATATTCAACAAATGAAAAAAACTTATGGACAAGAAGGAGGAGAAAGTGCACGACTATTTCTTAATGAGTATCATTCTATGGAATTTATGACAGAAAATTATCCTCTTACCTCCTTGGCTTTAGAAAATGCGTTAGGAGTTATTACCCACAATCGAGAAGTTTATCTTTCCCTTTCTCAAGAAAATCAATGGTTAATCGGTTATACTCCCTTACCTTACATCAACGATCGATGTGAAAGTAATCTTGATCAAAAACAACAACAGAAACCTTATAAATTAATTATGTTTGGTTTTATCGGAAAAAATCGCCGTTTAGAAACTGTTTTACAGGCTTTATCTCAGTTTAAACAAAAAGATAGTTTTCGATTAAATATTTATGGACAATTATGGGATGAAAATTATATTAGAGAACAAATCCAAATATTAGATTTAGAAAATTTAGTCACTATTCATGGTTTTGTTTCCGACGAAGAGTTAGATTTTGCCTTGTCTAATTCTGATTTAGGGATTAATCTACGTTATCCAACTATGGGAGAAGCATCAGGCAGTCAAATGCGTCTTTGGAATCATAGTTTGCCTTCCCTCGTGACGAAAATCGGTTGGTATAGTAATTTAAACTCCTCTGCTGTTGCTTTTGTAAGACACGATCGAGAAATAGAGGATATTCATAAACATTTACAAGGATTTCTCGACAATCCAAGCCACTATCAACAAATGGGACGCAAAGGAAAGAAAATATTAGAAACGGATCATCGTCCTGAATTATATGCTGAAGCGATCGTTAATTTTGTCACAGAAATATCTAAATATAGATCTCATTCTAGCATCGATCGAATAGTAAAAAGAGTCGCGATCGAGTTAAACTATTTAAACTCTGATATAAAATCCCCTGAATACTTAAGTTATATAAGTGAAACTATAAAGTTTATTACAGCTAAATAA
- the ffh gene encoding signal recognition particle protein — MFDALAERLEDTWKKLRGQGKISSSNIQDALQEVRRALLEADVNFQVVKGFVAEVEKKALGAEVISGVNPQQQFIKIVYDELVKVMGESNVPLAKAEKSPTVILMAGLQGAGKTTATAKLALYLKKQQRSCLMVATDVYRPAAIDQLITLGKQISIPVFELGKDANPVEIARQGIAQGKEQGFDTVIIDTAGRLQIDRDMMAELAQIKEVVQPHEILLVVDSMTGQEAANVTRTFHEEIGVTGAILTKMDGDSRGGAALSVRTISGQPIKFIGVGEKVEALEPFYPERMASRILNMGDIVTLVEKAQEELDIADVEKMQTKMMEARFDFNDFLKQMRLLKNMGSFAGVMKLIPGMNKLGAGALEQGEVQLKRTESMINSMTKEERANPQLLAQSPSRRRRVAKGSGHEEKDISRLVSDFTRMRTMMQQMSMGGGLPGMGGMPGMGGLGGLLGGGNRPGNRNQGTPKKPKKVKKKRGFADL; from the coding sequence ATGTTTGATGCTTTAGCAGAACGTTTAGAAGATACATGGAAAAAATTACGGGGACAAGGTAAGATAAGCTCGTCAAATATTCAAGATGCACTACAAGAAGTGAGACGAGCGTTATTAGAAGCTGATGTAAATTTTCAGGTTGTAAAGGGTTTTGTTGCAGAAGTTGAAAAAAAAGCCCTTGGTGCAGAAGTTATATCTGGAGTAAATCCCCAACAGCAGTTTATTAAAATTGTTTATGATGAATTAGTTAAGGTGATGGGAGAAAGTAATGTCCCCCTTGCTAAAGCAGAAAAATCTCCGACGGTTATTTTAATGGCAGGGTTACAAGGTGCTGGTAAAACCACTGCTACCGCTAAACTTGCTCTTTATCTCAAAAAACAACAACGAAGTTGTTTAATGGTGGCGACAGACGTATATAGACCAGCAGCGATCGATCAGTTGATTACATTAGGAAAACAAATTTCTATTCCTGTATTTGAGTTAGGAAAAGATGCAAATCCCGTAGAAATTGCCCGTCAAGGTATCGCTCAAGGTAAAGAGCAAGGTTTTGACACGGTTATTATCGATACAGCAGGGCGTTTGCAAATCGATCGAGATATGATGGCAGAATTAGCCCAAATTAAAGAAGTTGTTCAACCTCACGAAATCCTATTAGTGGTGGATTCCATGACGGGGCAAGAAGCGGCTAACGTTACCCGAACTTTCCATGAAGAAATAGGGGTAACAGGAGCGATTCTCACTAAAATGGACGGGGATAGTAGAGGGGGCGCGGCTTTATCTGTGCGTACCATTTCTGGGCAACCCATTAAATTTATTGGGGTAGGGGAAAAAGTCGAAGCCCTAGAACCCTTTTACCCCGAGCGAATGGCATCCCGTATCCTTAATATGGGGGATATTGTCACTCTTGTAGAAAAAGCACAGGAAGAATTAGACATTGCCGATGTCGAAAAAATGCAGACAAAGATGATGGAAGCTCGATTCGACTTCAACGACTTTTTAAAACAAATGCGCCTATTAAAAAATATGGGATCATTTGCAGGGGTGATGAAACTAATACCGGGGATGAACAAATTAGGTGCAGGAGCGTTAGAACAAGGAGAAGTACAACTAAAACGCACAGAATCCATGATTAACTCCATGACAAAAGAAGAAAGAGCAAATCCTCAACTTTTAGCCCAATCACCTAGCCGTCGTCGTCGAGTAGCTAAAGGTTCAGGCCATGAAGAAAAAGATATTTCCCGTCTAGTCAGCGATTTCACTCGGATGCGCACTATGATGCAACAAATGAGCATGGGAGGAGGTTTACCCGGTATGGGTGGTATGCCCGGAATGGGGGGTTTAGGAGGATTATTAGGGGGAGGTAATCGCCCCGGAAATCGAAATCAAGGCACTCCGAAAAAACCGAAAAAAGTCAAGAAAAAAAGAGGTTTTGCCGATCTTTAA
- a CDS encoding ribonuclease J: MYQIQARKRKTTASEKPTVILPERNKNKKPTLKIIPLGGLHEIGKNTCIYEYEDELILVDAGIGFPTDGMHGINVVLPDMTYLKENQHKIKAMVATHGHEDHIGGIPYHLKQIDTPIIYGPRLAMSLLRDKLEETGLQDRTIIKSVSPRDVVKIGKHFRVEFIRNTHSIADSFTLAIHTPIGVLIHTGDYKVDHTPVDGEYFDFHRLAELGQEGILCLLGDSTNSEVPGFTPSERSVYPGLEKVFNQAKGRLMVTTFSTSVHRINMLLELAMQYNRKVGVVGRSMLNVIAHARNLGYIKCPDNLFVPLRNLGSLPENEVLILCTGSQGEKFAAMTRISKGEHRQVKIRPGDTIIFSANPIPGNTIAVVNTIDRLMMQGANVVYGKQANVHVSGHGCQEDQKLILSLARPKFFVPVHGEHRMLVQHSKTAQSVGIPAENIVIIQNGDTIELTADSISKGEKVPSGIQLVDTAGVVHDNVMEERQRLAEDGVITIAASVDNQGRLLTQPQINLRGVVCKIEVSTLERMIIRTVDKTIGDRLKSSLLLNGHDQVNWTSIRIDVETNLERLIQRELNSESLVIFMLQVQENTSKTVTNNNNGNNNVTNIDSEEEEEETDGKFTRRRRKTTVSV; this comes from the coding sequence ATGTATCAAATTCAAGCTAGAAAAAGAAAAACCACAGCTTCCGAAAAACCTACAGTTATTCTTCCAGAAAGAAATAAAAATAAAAAACCGACTTTAAAAATAATTCCTCTCGGTGGTTTACATGAAATAGGAAAAAATACTTGCATCTATGAATATGAAGATGAACTTATTTTAGTTGATGCTGGTATCGGTTTCCCTACAGATGGAATGCACGGTATTAATGTTGTTTTACCTGATATGACTTATCTGAAAGAAAATCAGCACAAAATTAAAGCTATGGTAGCAACTCATGGTCACGAAGATCATATCGGTGGTATTCCTTATCATCTTAAGCAGATAGACACTCCGATTATTTATGGCCCTCGTTTGGCTATGTCTCTATTGCGTGATAAATTAGAGGAAACGGGATTACAAGATCGCACAATCATTAAATCTGTTTCACCCCGTGATGTTGTTAAAATTGGTAAACATTTTCGAGTTGAGTTTATTCGCAATACACACTCGATCGCTGATAGTTTTACCCTTGCGATTCATACTCCTATCGGTGTTTTAATTCATACGGGAGATTATAAAGTAGATCATACCCCTGTAGATGGAGAATATTTCGATTTTCACCGTTTAGCAGAATTAGGACAAGAGGGCATATTATGTTTACTGGGAGATTCGACTAACTCAGAAGTACCGGGTTTTACACCTTCGGAAAGATCCGTTTATCCCGGTTTGGAAAAGGTTTTTAACCAAGCTAAAGGACGATTGATGGTGACAACTTTTTCTACTTCTGTACATCGGATTAATATGTTGCTAGAGTTAGCGATGCAGTATAATCGTAAAGTAGGAGTAGTGGGTCGATCGATGTTAAACGTTATTGCTCATGCTCGTAATTTAGGTTACATTAAATGTCCCGATAATTTATTTGTACCGTTGCGTAATTTAGGTAGTCTACCAGAAAATGAGGTATTAATTCTCTGTACTGGTTCTCAGGGAGAAAAATTCGCCGCCATGACGAGAATTTCTAAGGGTGAACATCGTCAGGTTAAAATCCGTCCAGGTGATACTATTATTTTCTCGGCTAATCCTATTCCGGGTAATACTATTGCTGTCGTTAATACTATTGATCGACTGATGATGCAAGGCGCGAACGTAGTTTATGGTAAACAAGCGAATGTACACGTTTCTGGCCATGGTTGTCAAGAAGACCAAAAATTAATTTTATCTCTTGCTAGACCGAAATTTTTTGTACCGGTACATGGTGAGCATAGAATGTTAGTACAACACTCAAAAACTGCCCAAAGTGTTGGTATTCCTGCGGAAAATATTGTTATTATCCAAAACGGTGACACGATCGAATTAACGGCAGATAGTATTAGTAAGGGTGAAAAAGTTCCTTCGGGTATTCAATTAGTCGATACTGCTGGAGTGGTTCATGATAACGTAATGGAAGAACGTCAACGTCTAGCTGAAGATGGAGTTATTACCATTGCCGCTAGTGTTGATAATCAAGGACGTTTATTGACACAACCACAAATCAATTTACGGGGTGTTGTCTGCAAAATTGAAGTTTCAACTCTTGAGCGTATGATTATTCGTACAGTGGATAAAACCATTGGCGATCGTTTGAAAAGTAGTTTACTATTAAATGGTCATGATCAAGTCAATTGGACGAGTATTCGTATCGATGTTGAAACCAATTTAGAGCGTTTAATTCAAAGAGAATTAAATAGTGAATCTCTAGTGATTTTTATGCTACAGGTTCAAGAAAATACATCAAAAACTGTCACGAACAATAATAATGGTAATAACAATGTTACTAATATTGATAGTGAAGAAGAGGAAGAAGAAACTGACGGAAAATTTACTCGCCGTCGTCGTAAGACAACTGTTTCAGTTTAA
- a CDS encoding glycosyltransferase family 4 protein encodes MKILVVSVNAPFIMGGAEIHGDSLVKALRDFGHETELVTIPFKTYPNQRILDTMLMFRLLDVTESCGQKIDLIIPLKFPAYLTPHPNKVLWLLHQHRDAYDLWNNPVCGLAHNPDGQQFRATIINGDNNAFAECRQIYANSQNVAKRLKKFNNVDSIPLYHPPKNADRFHTQNPQSYFFFPSRLTKIKRQELVLEAIAKTHHSVKVIFAGSSDDGKYDRDLKEIAEKLGIFDRVIFLGKISEEEKLKYYAECLAVIYPPFDEDYGYVTLEAMLSSKPVISCSDSGGPLEFLINQETGIIVEPNPLSLAEAMDQLWDDRTRSKIMGKNGKKHYESMNITWSNVVQKLTSIVT; translated from the coding sequence GTGAAAATTTTAGTTGTATCTGTTAATGCACCTTTCATTATGGGGGGTGCAGAAATTCATGGAGATTCATTGGTAAAAGCATTAAGAGATTTTGGACACGAAACCGAATTAGTTACTATTCCCTTTAAAACTTATCCAAATCAAAGAATTTTAGACACGATGTTGATGTTTCGTCTTTTAGATGTGACGGAATCTTGTGGACAAAAAATCGATCTTATTATTCCCTTGAAATTTCCAGCTTATTTAACTCCTCATCCAAATAAAGTACTTTGGTTGTTACATCAACATCGAGATGCTTATGATTTATGGAATAATCCTGTTTGTGGTTTAGCTCATAATCCTGATGGGCAACAATTTCGAGCGACAATTATTAATGGAGATAACAATGCTTTTGCGGAATGTCGTCAAATTTATGCCAATTCTCAAAATGTGGCTAAGAGATTAAAAAAATTTAATAACGTGGACTCTATTCCTCTTTATCATCCTCCCAAAAATGCCGATCGATTTCACACCCAAAATCCCCAAAGTTATTTCTTTTTTCCCAGTCGTTTGACTAAAATTAAAAGGCAAGAGTTAGTATTAGAAGCCATCGCTAAAACTCATCATTCCGTTAAAGTTATTTTTGCTGGAAGTTCCGATGATGGAAAATACGATCGAGATTTAAAAGAAATTGCAGAAAAACTAGGTATATTCGATCGAGTCATATTTTTAGGTAAAATTTCCGAAGAAGAAAAATTAAAATATTATGCCGAATGTCTTGCCGTAATATATCCGCCCTTTGACGAAGATTATGGTTATGTCACCCTAGAAGCAATGTTATCCTCAAAACCTGTGATTAGTTGTAGTGACTCTGGAGGCCCTTTAGAATTTTTGATTAATCAAGAAACAGGCATTATTGTTGAACCAAATCCCTTATCCCTCGCCGAGGCAATGGATCAATTGTGGGATGATCGTACTCGATCGAAGATTATGGGTAAAAATGGGAAAAAACATTATGAGTCAATGAATATTACTTGGTCAAATGTCGTCCAAAAATTAACAAGCATAGTTACTTAG
- a CDS encoding DUF4327 family protein: MKTLEKTAQDYSIEMIKDEVRHLVDKGTVSRHQPIYILCQYIPAREWVCVECELEKCDYLLRDQIGDLIACENWDND; encoded by the coding sequence ATGAAAACATTAGAGAAAACTGCACAGGATTACTCCATTGAGATGATTAAAGATGAAGTACGTCATTTAGTGGATAAAGGCACTGTTAGCCGTCATCAACCAATTTATATTTTATGCCAATATATCCCCGCTCGGGAATGGGTATGTGTAGAATGTGAATTAGAAAAATGCGATTATCTACTAAGAGATCAAATTGGAGATTTAATTGCCTGTGAAAATTGGGATAACGATTAA
- the cobD gene encoding threonine-phosphate decarboxylase CobD → MIRPTHGGNVDWAVTLINCSPSAVLDFSASINPLGPPEKAIEAIIKGIKELDHYPNPDYPQFRLGIAKHHQIDQDLVLPSNGAAELLTWIAWEAHDLEGVMLPSPCFADYRRALNTFNIPCKFYDLEQLETGLSKGYNGALLINNPHNPTGKLWQKKTLLPYLQKFRLVIIDEAFMDFLLPNEQESLIDVVEDHDNLIILRSLTKFYSLPGLRIGYGVSNPDRIRKWQKWRDPWSVNNLAAIAGVKALSDFEFQQKTWQWLKPTRQKLRDDLSQIEGLKPLPSSANFMLVETRIPSSQLQLELLKREQILIRDCLSFPELGEKYFRVAVKKQEDNRKLTTTLADILTPQI, encoded by the coding sequence TTGATTAGACCAACTCACGGAGGCAATGTGGATTGGGCAGTGACTCTCATTAACTGCTCCCCGTCTGCTGTGCTTGATTTTTCTGCTAGTATTAATCCTTTAGGGCCTCCGGAGAAGGCGATCGAAGCTATAATTAAAGGTATAAAAGAATTAGATCATTATCCGAACCCTGATTATCCTCAATTTCGTCTAGGGATTGCAAAACACCACCAAATAGATCAAGATTTGGTATTGCCTAGTAATGGGGCGGCGGAGTTATTAACATGGATAGCATGGGAAGCCCATGATTTAGAAGGAGTTATGCTTCCTTCTCCTTGTTTTGCCGACTATAGACGAGCATTAAACACTTTCAATATTCCTTGTAAATTCTATGATTTAGAACAATTAGAAACGGGATTAAGTAAGGGTTACAATGGGGCTTTACTAATTAATAATCCCCATAATCCCACGGGTAAACTTTGGCAGAAAAAGACACTGTTACCCTATTTACAAAAATTTCGTCTCGTAATTATTGATGAAGCCTTTATGGACTTTTTACTACCTAATGAGCAAGAAAGTTTAATTGATGTGGTAGAGGATCATGATAATTTAATTATATTACGATCGTTAACAAAATTTTACAGTTTGCCCGGACTTAGAATTGGTTATGGAGTGAGTAACCCTGATAGAATTAGAAAATGGCAAAAATGGCGAGATCCTTGGAGCGTCAATAACTTAGCCGCTATAGCAGGAGTAAAAGCCTTGAGTGACTTTGAGTTTCAGCAAAAAACATGGCAATGGTTAAAGCCAACACGGCAAAAACTAAGGGATGATTTGTCCCAAATTGAAGGGTTAAAACCCCTCCCTAGTAGTGCTAACTTTATGTTGGTAGAAACTAGAATTCCCAGTTCACAACTTCAGTTAGAATTACTCAAGCGAGAACAAATTTTGATTCGTGACTGTCTTAGTTTTCCCGAATTAGGAGAAAAATATTTTCGTGTTGCGGTGAAAAAACAAGAAGATAACCGCAAGTTAACTACGACTTTAGCAGATATATTAACTCCACAAATTTAA